In the Helianthus annuus cultivar XRQ/B chromosome 11, HanXRQr2.0-SUNRISE, whole genome shotgun sequence genome, one interval contains:
- the LOC110890701 gene encoding auxin-responsive protein IAA13: protein MDTTFRLAGGGEEELELGLGLGLSSGAYASSSNAAHSQVVGWPPVKTYRMNSLLNQAKFSKNEEETGVNGNDASKKKKNSKHENKNDEVVAKETGHSGFVKVNMDGLPIGRKVDLNAHDCYETLALALETMFLKACPTFTSIRREKQQRSRLLDGSSEFVLTYEDKEGDWMLVGDVPWRMFLSTVKRLRIMKTSDANGLAAPRYQEKNQKPKKKLLS from the exons atGGACACAACTTTCAGGCTTGCTGGTGGTGGTGAGGAGGAGCTTGAGCTGGGGTTAGGCTTGGGTCTTTCTTCTGGTGCTTATGCTTCCTCATCTAATGCTGCTCAcag TCAGGTGGTGGGATGGCCACCTGTGAAGACTTATCGGATGAACAGTTTGCTTAACCAAGCAAAATTTTccaagaatgaagaagaaacGGGAGTCAACGGGAACGATGcttcaaagaagaagaaaaatagCAAACATGAAAACAAGAATGATGAAGTTGTAGCTAAAGAAACCGGGCATTCTGGATTTGTGAAAGTGAATATGGATGGATTGCCGATTGGAAGGAAAGTCGATTTAAACGCACATGATTGCTATGAAACTTTAGCTCTCGCTCTTGAAACTATGTTCTTGAAAGCATGCCCGACTTTCACATCTATCC GTAGAGAAAAGCAGCAACGCTCTCGACTTTTGGATGGATCTTCTGAGTTTGTGCTAACATATGAAGATAAAGAAGGAGATTGGATGCTCGTAGGTGATGTCCCATGGAG GATGTTTTTAAGCACTGTGAAAAGACTAAGAATCATGAAAACCTCGGATGCTAATGGACTTG CGGCTCCACGATACCAGGAAAAGAATCAGAAGCCAAAAAAGAAGCTTTTGAGTTAA